The following coding sequences lie in one Niabella agricola genomic window:
- a CDS encoding TonB-dependent receptor: protein MKLLLAPALLFLFQATVQAQTISGNVKDDTGKPAEKATVSLLNAKDSSIVKLNAAKANGGYQFESIGSGRYLVMATSVGYASAYSAAFDYKGADLKLDPITLEKSGTQLTGVTVTSRRPLVEVKADKMIVNVEGTVNATGNDGIDLLRRSPGVMVDKDDNISMAGKNGVEVYIDGKPSPLKGSELGNYLRSIQSTSIESIELITNPSAKYEAAGNAGIINIRLKKDKSLGTNGTLTAGYNVGVFSKYNGGLSLNHRGKKFNAYGNYNYSQGLNNNVLTLNRDVADTLFDQRTNMVIDRKSHNIKAGVDYYINSKSTVGVMGNATLNDDGFNSNGPMPITPKNTGIVDRILQANTITKGNRDNYNLNANYKYADTSGHELNIDLDYARFDNKNNQRISNIYYAADESTILKKNLYRMYTPTGIDIYSIKTDYQQRFLKGTLGYGFKLGWVNTNNDFQRFDNNGPTEQPDLNNSNKFDYKENINAGYVNYNRQFKGFLIQAGLRVENTNSEGRSTGLVWNSGSSRYDNYDSTLKRNYTDLFPSAAITINKNPMSQWNFTYSRRIDRPNYSLLNPFEFALNDYTYMKGNTQLTPQYTNSFGITHTYKFKLNTTLNYSHIKDMFAQLVDVTDGSKSFQTTKNLASQDVISLNISYPFSYKSYSLFTNLSSNYSKFKADFGGGSRVINTDAFAANLFTQSTLRFAKTWTAELSTLYISPFIWQGAFKGKAMGFVDAGLQKTIMKGKGTLKGSVSDIFKTMRFRGTSDYAGQFTRVGANWESRQFKVNFTYRFGSAQIKSARQRKTGLDEEKNRAGDSGGTSGAPGQGGPK from the coding sequence ATGAAACTACTATTAGCACCGGCACTACTATTTTTATTTCAGGCAACGGTACAGGCACAGACGATTTCGGGAAACGTAAAAGATGATACGGGAAAGCCGGCAGAAAAAGCAACGGTTTCTTTGTTAAATGCAAAAGACTCATCCATTGTAAAGTTAAACGCGGCTAAAGCCAACGGAGGATATCAGTTTGAATCCATCGGCAGCGGTCGCTACCTGGTAATGGCTACCAGCGTAGGATATGCTTCGGCCTATTCTGCGGCATTTGACTACAAGGGTGCAGATCTGAAGCTGGATCCCATCACACTGGAGAAAAGCGGAACCCAGCTTACGGGTGTAACAGTAACCTCCCGCAGACCGCTGGTTGAGGTAAAGGCCGATAAGATGATCGTAAACGTGGAAGGAACCGTAAACGCCACCGGGAACGACGGCATCGACCTCTTAAGAAGATCTCCCGGTGTAATGGTGGATAAGGACGATAACATCAGCATGGCCGGTAAGAACGGGGTGGAAGTGTATATCGACGGTAAACCCAGCCCGCTGAAAGGATCGGAACTGGGTAACTACCTGCGGTCTATACAATCTACCAGTATTGAAAGCATTGAGCTGATCACCAATCCTTCCGCCAAATACGAAGCGGCGGGTAATGCCGGCATCATCAATATCCGGTTGAAAAAGGACAAGTCGCTGGGCACCAACGGAACGCTTACGGCGGGATACAATGTTGGGGTTTTCAGCAAATACAACGGCGGATTATCGCTGAACCACCGGGGCAAGAAATTCAATGCCTATGGTAATTACAACTACAGCCAGGGCCTGAACAATAATGTCCTTACCCTGAACCGGGATGTGGCCGATACCTTGTTTGATCAGCGCACCAATATGGTCATCGACCGTAAAAGTCATAATATAAAGGCGGGGGTAGATTATTACATCAATAGTAAAAGCACGGTGGGCGTAATGGGAAATGCTACCTTAAATGACGACGGGTTCAACAGCAACGGCCCCATGCCGATCACGCCCAAGAATACCGGCATCGTAGACCGGATCCTGCAGGCCAATACCATTACCAAGGGTAACCGGGATAACTATAACCTGAATGCAAACTACAAATATGCCGATACTTCGGGCCATGAATTGAATATCGACCTGGATTACGCGCGTTTTGACAATAAGAACAACCAGCGGATCTCGAATATTTATTATGCTGCGGATGAGTCCACCATTTTGAAGAAGAACCTCTACCGGATGTATACGCCTACCGGTATTGATATCTACTCCATCAAAACCGATTACCAGCAACGGTTCCTGAAAGGAACCCTGGGTTATGGTTTTAAACTGGGATGGGTGAATACCAATAACGATTTTCAGCGGTTTGATAACAACGGGCCAACGGAGCAGCCAGACCTGAACAACAGTAATAAATTCGATTATAAGGAAAACATTAATGCCGGGTATGTAAATTATAACCGCCAGTTCAAAGGGTTTTTGATCCAGGCGGGTTTACGTGTGGAGAATACCAATTCCGAGGGGCGTTCTACCGGGCTGGTATGGAATTCAGGGTCCAGCCGGTATGATAACTACGATTCAACCCTGAAAAGGAATTATACCGATCTGTTCCCCAGCGCGGCCATCACCATTAACAAGAACCCGATGAGCCAGTGGAACTTTACCTACAGCCGCAGGATCGACCGGCCCAACTATAGCTTGCTGAATCCTTTTGAGTTTGCGTTGAACGATTATACATATATGAAGGGGAATACGCAGTTGACACCGCAATATACCAATAGCTTTGGTATTACGCATACGTATAAGTTCAAACTCAACACCACCTTAAATTATAGTCATATAAAGGACATGTTTGCACAGCTTGTGGATGTAACGGATGGCTCCAAATCCTTCCAAACTACCAAAAACCTGGCGTCGCAGGATGTGATCAGCCTGAACATCAGCTATCCGTTCAGCTACAAGTCGTATAGTTTGTTTACCAATCTTAGTTCGAACTATTCCAAATTCAAGGCCGATTTTGGCGGTGGAAGCCGGGTGATCAATACAGATGCTTTTGCAGCCAACCTGTTTACCCAGAGCACGCTGCGGTTTGCCAAAACCTGGACGGCCGAGTTAAGCACGCTGTATATTTCTCCGTTTATCTGGCAAGGTGCGTTTAAAGGAAAGGCCATGGGATTTGTGGATGCCGGGTTGCAAAAAACGATTATGAAAGGCAAGGGTACGCTTAAAGGTTCTGTAAGTGATATTTTCAAAACCATGCGGTTCCGTGGTACTAGCGACTATGCCGGGCAGTTTACCCGTGTAGGCGCCAATTGGGAAAGCCGTCAGTTTAAAGTAAACTTCACCTACCGCTTTGGCAGCGCTCAGATTAAATCGGCACGCCAGCGTAAAACCGGTCTGGATGAAGAAAAGAACCGTGCCGGCGACAGTGGCGGTACCAGTGGTGCACCCGGCCAGGGAGGTCCTAAATAA
- a CDS encoding TonB-dependent receptor domain-containing protein, whose amino-acid sequence MGAQAQSISGSVTGPDEKPLEKASVTLLNAKDSSVQMLTAADKTGKYRFNQLNVGTYLVMASNVGYTKSYSAPVVVNDKEATVNAIILEKANTQLTGVVVTSKKPPFEVKAGKTVVNVDASPTNAGLNVLEILEKSPGISVDADGNVSLKGKSGVLILIDGKQTYLNGTQLAAFLKSIQASGLDQIEIMTNPPAKYDAAGGAGVINIKTKKGVVKGMNGNVNLNYAQGFYPKYNGGANFNYRNNKINVFGTYNGGVWEGLGTLTIHRNFYKDGTFSGSSDQTTDRHNKSQWHNGKLGFDYNFTDKDVAGVVVTGNINPWKNWQQSASNLRDVDGAINTTLISDAFNSNKSRNINTNLNYKHSFDSAGREFSVDLDQGYYENRGSNALTTNVYNPDNSKRGNTVLLNGDFPSVIHIYSGKMDYVHPFNKNLKLETGIKSSFVNTDNNVLYRRDTSTGWYQDKQRTNHFIYKENINAAYAIVTATIKKWEFTGGLRVENTNAKGTQVTIDSSFKRNYTNLFPNVGAVYSFNDKNQLSVAYSRRIRRPDYDDLNPFVFFLDSLTYGQGNPYLQPEFSNRVEVSHTFNRFLTFTVSHTQTNNIITQLIKQNTEKKTAFQTTENFSKRKQWGFSVSANKQLFKWWNLSLYSGVFNNQYKGLYTDGTKNVPVTLNVNNVDANMTNSFTFAKTWTAELGGWYSSSPSEGLLIAHSMGAMNIALAKQLFNKNGSLKIGVRDLLRTSNFSGYSRYADVDLSVANDRRRDNRQYNISFTYKFGKGNIKPARRRTGGADDEQNRVKSGGG is encoded by the coding sequence GTGGGGGCTCAGGCGCAAAGCATTTCCGGAAGTGTAACCGGTCCTGATGAAAAACCATTAGAAAAAGCTTCTGTTACCCTTTTAAATGCAAAAGATTCCTCTGTACAAATGCTGACGGCTGCGGATAAAACCGGGAAATACCGGTTTAACCAACTGAACGTAGGAACCTACCTGGTAATGGCTTCAAATGTTGGGTACACAAAAAGTTATTCGGCGCCGGTAGTCGTTAACGATAAGGAGGCTACGGTAAATGCGATCATCCTGGAAAAAGCAAATACACAATTGACCGGAGTGGTGGTTACTTCAAAAAAGCCGCCTTTTGAGGTAAAAGCCGGGAAAACCGTTGTGAATGTGGATGCTTCGCCCACCAATGCCGGGCTGAATGTTTTGGAGATACTCGAAAAGTCACCCGGTATTTCGGTAGATGCAGATGGTAATGTAAGTCTTAAGGGAAAATCCGGTGTGCTGATATTAATCGATGGCAAACAAACTTATCTGAACGGAACACAACTGGCTGCATTTTTAAAAAGCATCCAGGCCAGCGGGCTGGATCAGATCGAGATCATGACGAATCCTCCAGCTAAGTACGATGCTGCTGGTGGAGCGGGGGTAATCAATATCAAAACCAAAAAAGGAGTGGTCAAAGGCATGAACGGAAACGTGAACCTCAACTATGCCCAGGGTTTTTATCCCAAATACAATGGCGGGGCCAATTTTAATTACCGGAACAATAAGATCAATGTATTTGGAACCTATAACGGTGGTGTATGGGAAGGGCTGGGCACCTTAACCATTCATCGTAACTTTTATAAGGATGGAACATTTTCCGGGTCTTCCGATCAGACCACGGACCGGCATAATAAAAGCCAATGGCACAACGGGAAGTTGGGTTTCGATTATAATTTTACCGATAAAGACGTGGCAGGAGTTGTGGTTACAGGCAATATCAACCCCTGGAAAAACTGGCAGCAAAGCGCGTCCAACCTTCGTGATGTAGACGGCGCCATCAATACAACCCTTATTTCGGATGCCTTTAATTCCAATAAGTCGAGGAACATCAATACCAATCTGAATTACAAGCACAGTTTTGATTCAGCCGGGCGTGAGTTTTCGGTGGATCTGGACCAGGGCTATTATGAAAACCGGGGCAGCAATGCTTTAACCACCAATGTTTACAATCCGGATAACAGCAAACGGGGCAATACGGTATTGCTCAATGGTGATTTTCCCTCCGTCATTCATATATACAGTGGTAAAATGGATTACGTACATCCTTTTAATAAGAACCTGAAGCTGGAAACAGGAATTAAAAGCAGTTTTGTAAATACGGATAATAATGTATTGTACCGGCGGGATACCAGTACCGGCTGGTACCAGGACAAACAGCGCACCAATCACTTTATTTACAAAGAGAACATCAATGCGGCTTATGCGATCGTAACGGCCACTATTAAAAAATGGGAATTTACCGGGGGGCTGCGGGTAGAGAATACCAATGCCAAAGGCACACAGGTAACCATCGACAGCAGCTTCAAGCGGAACTATACCAACCTGTTCCCAAATGTGGGTGCGGTATATAGCTTTAATGATAAAAACCAGTTAAGCGTGGCCTATAGCCGCCGCATCCGGAGGCCCGATTACGACGACCTGAATCCCTTTGTTTTCTTCCTGGACTCGCTTACATACGGCCAGGGGAACCCCTACCTGCAGCCGGAATTTTCTAACCGGGTGGAGGTAAGCCACACCTTTAATCGTTTTCTTACATTTACGGTAAGTCATACGCAAACCAATAATATTATTACCCAACTCATTAAACAGAACACCGAAAAGAAAACAGCTTTTCAAACCACCGAAAATTTCAGCAAGCGCAAACAATGGGGTTTTTCGGTTTCAGCCAATAAGCAGTTGTTTAAATGGTGGAACCTGAGCCTCTACAGCGGTGTGTTCAATAATCAATATAAGGGCTTATATACCGACGGAACCAAGAATGTTCCGGTTACACTGAATGTAAACAATGTGGATGCCAATATGACCAACAGCTTCACTTTTGCAAAAACATGGACCGCTGAACTAGGCGGCTGGTATAGCTCCAGCCCTTCTGAAGGCTTATTGATTGCGCATTCTATGGGCGCCATGAATATCGCATTGGCGAAACAGTTGTTTAATAAAAACGGATCGCTCAAAATTGGGGTGAGGGATTTACTGCGCACCAGTAACTTCAGCGGTTATTCCCGATATGCGGATGTGGACCTGAGTGTGGCAAACGACCGCCGCAGGGACAACCGGCAGTATAATATCTCGTTTACCTATAAGTTTGGCAAAGGCAATATTAAACCGGCCCGTCGCCGTACCGGTGGTGCAGATGATGAACAAAACCGCGTAAAAAGCGGAGGCGGATAA
- the gcvH gene encoding glycine cleavage system protein GcvH, which yields MSYPETLRYTKDHEWISLDGDVATIGITDFAQRELGDIVYVEVETIGSSLKAGDVFGTVEAVKTVSDLFLPVDGEVLELNEALGNAPELVNTDPYGDGWMIKMKVSNPADVATLLDAAGYQALVG from the coding sequence ATGAGTTATCCTGAAACCTTGCGTTATACCAAAGATCATGAATGGATCAGCCTTGATGGCGATGTGGCCACTATTGGCATTACTGATTTTGCACAAAGAGAACTGGGCGACATCGTTTATGTAGAGGTAGAAACCATTGGCTCCTCCTTGAAAGCCGGTGATGTTTTTGGAACCGTGGAAGCGGTAAAGACGGTTTCGGATCTTTTCCTGCCGGTTGACGGAGAAGTGCTGGAATTGAATGAGGCCCTTGGAAACGCCCCCGAACTGGTGAATACAGACCCTTATGGTGACGGCTGGATGATTAAAATGAAGGTTTCCAATCCGGCCGATGTGGCCACATTGCTGGATGCCGCCGGATACCAGGCCCTGGTAGGTTAG
- a CDS encoding VanZ family protein: MKTGYVLAGAFLYSILTIVLLTLPGSAFPQEDFFSTIYLDKWIHIGMFSILVLIWSFWLMKRKGPGQKLFMPFLQICVGALAYGVAMEYVQKWYVPNRSFDTGDIIADGVGAIMGLLAAVYLYKKIDPCGNRGRNQN, encoded by the coding sequence ATGAAAACAGGCTATGTATTAGCGGGTGCTTTTTTATATTCAATACTAACCATCGTGTTGCTGACGCTTCCGGGATCTGCATTCCCCCAGGAAGACTTTTTCAGCACGATCTATCTTGATAAATGGATCCATATCGGCATGTTCTCCATACTGGTATTAATCTGGAGTTTCTGGCTGATGAAAAGAAAAGGACCTGGCCAAAAATTATTCATGCCTTTTTTGCAGATCTGCGTCGGCGCGCTGGCCTATGGCGTTGCTATGGAATACGTTCAAAAATGGTATGTTCCCAACCGGTCCTTTGATACAGGTGATATTATTGCAGATGGAGTTGGAGCAATAATGGGTTTATTAGCAGCAGTTTACTTATATAAAAAAATAGACCCCTGTGGAAACAGGGGTCGCAACCAAAACTAA
- the typA gene encoding translational GTPase TypA → MNLRNIAIIAHVDHGKTTLVDKILHATSVFRENQATGELIMDNNDLERERGITIFSKNAAVTYKDTKINVIDTPGHADFGGEVERVLKMADGVILLVDAFEGPMPQTRFVLQKALALGLKPIVVINKVDKPNCRPDEVHDAVFDLFFNLDATEEQLDFPTFYGSGKNGWFNDSLTPIDNINPLLDGILKYVPLPKVAEGPLQMQITSLDYSSFLGRIAVGKVGRGVIKEGQQVALMQEDGVKKTRVKELYVFEGMGKKKVTEVHAGDLCAVVGIEDFNIGDTIADAENPEALPRISVDEPTMNMLFGINNSPFYGKDGKFVTSRHLRDRLEKETEKNLALRVEESEGGEAFLVYGRGILHLGVLIETMRREGYELTVGQPQVITKEIDGKKHEPFETLVVDVPEEFASKVIDLVTRRKGEMLVMETKGEMQHLEFEIPSRGLIGLRTQMLTATTGEAVMAHRFSSYQPWKGMIPGRNNGVLISKNQGRTTGYSIDKLQDRGTFFVDPGEEVYAGQILAENIKPGDLVVNATEEKKLTNHRASGSDDATRIAPKTLMTLEECMEYIQHDECIEVTPNFIRMRKVVLDEIERNKIAKKMAAEAV, encoded by the coding sequence ATGAATTTAAGAAACATCGCAATCATCGCGCACGTAGACCACGGAAAAACTACATTAGTAGATAAAATCTTACACGCTACTTCTGTTTTCCGTGAGAACCAGGCCACCGGTGAACTAATCATGGATAACAACGATCTGGAAAGAGAGCGGGGTATTACCATTTTTAGTAAAAATGCAGCCGTTACTTACAAGGATACAAAAATTAACGTAATTGATACACCTGGTCACGCCGATTTTGGAGGAGAGGTAGAGCGTGTTTTGAAAATGGCAGACGGGGTGATTTTGCTGGTGGATGCCTTTGAAGGGCCAATGCCACAAACCCGTTTCGTGTTACAGAAAGCACTGGCGCTGGGATTAAAACCGATCGTGGTTATTAATAAGGTAGATAAACCCAACTGCCGCCCGGATGAAGTGCATGATGCAGTATTTGACCTGTTCTTTAACCTGGATGCTACGGAAGAGCAGCTGGATTTCCCAACTTTCTACGGTTCCGGAAAGAACGGCTGGTTCAATGATTCATTAACACCGATCGATAATATCAATCCCCTGCTGGATGGTATTTTAAAATATGTGCCGCTTCCAAAAGTAGCAGAAGGCCCGCTGCAAATGCAGATCACTTCGCTGGATTACTCTTCTTTCCTGGGCCGTATTGCCGTGGGTAAAGTAGGCCGTGGAGTGATCAAAGAAGGACAGCAGGTAGCCCTGATGCAGGAAGATGGCGTAAAAAAGACCCGGGTAAAAGAGCTGTACGTATTTGAGGGTATGGGCAAAAAGAAAGTGACCGAAGTACATGCCGGTGATCTTTGTGCGGTAGTAGGTATCGAAGATTTTAACATCGGGGATACCATTGCCGATGCAGAAAACCCGGAAGCATTACCGCGGATCAGTGTGGATGAGCCTACCATGAACATGTTGTTTGGTATTAATAACTCTCCGTTTTATGGTAAGGATGGTAAGTTTGTGACCAGCCGGCACCTGCGCGACCGTTTGGAAAAAGAAACAGAAAAAAACCTGGCCCTGCGTGTGGAAGAAAGCGAAGGCGGGGAAGCCTTCCTGGTGTACGGCCGGGGGATTTTGCACCTGGGCGTACTGATTGAAACCATGCGCCGCGAGGGATATGAGTTAACCGTAGGTCAGCCGCAGGTAATTACCAAAGAGATCGACGGCAAAAAACACGAACCGTTCGAAACCCTGGTAGTGGACGTACCGGAAGAATTTGCCAGCAAGGTGATCGACCTGGTTACCCGCCGCAAAGGAGAAATGCTGGTAATGGAAACCAAGGGCGAAATGCAGCACCTGGAATTTGAGATCCCTTCACGCGGATTGATCGGACTGCGTACCCAGATGCTGACCGCTACCACAGGAGAAGCGGTAATGGCACACCGGTTTTCTTCTTATCAACCCTGGAAGGGGATGATCCCCGGCAGGAACAATGGCGTACTGATCTCCAAAAACCAGGGCCGGACCACCGGCTACTCGATCGATAAATTACAGGACCGTGGTACCTTCTTTGTAGACCCGGGAGAGGAAGTATATGCCGGACAGATCCTGGCAGAAAATATCAAACCCGGCGACCTCGTGGTAAATGCCACCGAAGAAAAGAAGCTGACCAACCACCGTGCCAGCGGAAGTGATGATGCCACCCGCATCGCTCCTAAAACGCTGATGACCCTGGAAGAGTGCATGGAGTACATTCAACACGATGAGTGTATTGAGGTAACGCCGAATTTTATCCGCATGCGTAAAGTGGTGCTGGATGAAATTGAGCGGAATAAAATCGCGAAGAAAATGGCCGCAGAAGCTGTATAA
- a CDS encoding 3-oxoacyl-ACP synthase III family protein produces MNKTIIAGIGSYVPEQVVTNTELMQFMDTNDQWIQERTGIRERRYVRRFEETTATIGVEAAKVAIERAGITINDIDFVIFATLSPDYFFPGCGVLVQRILGLKDIGALDVRNQCSGFLYGLSVADQFIKTGMYKNILLIGAEVHSYAMDFSTRGRNVSVIFGDGAGAVILQPSPDAERGILSTHLHSDGADAEVLSMPNPGFHAGAHQPEWRPPVPPQKYGGVFITQELLDKEDFYPYMDGQAVFKKAVVKLPEVIMEALNANQYKPEELQLLIPHQANLRISQFVQQTLRLRDDQVFNNIQKYGNTTAASVPLALCEAWENGRVKEKDLVCLAAFGSGFTWGSALLRW; encoded by the coding sequence ATGAACAAAACTATTATTGCCGGAATTGGCAGCTATGTGCCGGAGCAGGTGGTAACCAATACAGAACTGATGCAGTTTATGGACACCAATGACCAATGGATCCAGGAGCGTACCGGTATCCGGGAACGACGCTATGTGCGCCGCTTTGAGGAAACCACGGCCACTATCGGGGTCGAGGCTGCAAAGGTGGCCATTGAGCGCGCCGGCATTACCATCAATGATATAGATTTTGTCATCTTTGCCACGCTGAGCCCGGATTACTTTTTTCCCGGCTGCGGCGTACTGGTACAACGCATACTCGGCCTTAAAGATATTGGGGCTCTGGATGTGCGGAACCAGTGCAGTGGCTTTTTATACGGATTGAGTGTGGCCGACCAGTTTATTAAGACCGGTATGTATAAAAATATCCTGCTGATTGGGGCCGAAGTACATTCCTATGCCATGGATTTTTCCACCAGGGGGCGCAATGTATCGGTTATTTTTGGCGATGGGGCCGGGGCCGTGATCTTGCAGCCTTCGCCGGACGCAGAACGCGGTATTTTAAGCACCCACCTGCACAGTGACGGCGCAGATGCTGAAGTGCTGAGCATGCCCAACCCCGGCTTTCATGCGGGCGCACACCAACCGGAATGGCGGCCGCCCGTTCCTCCCCAAAAATATGGGGGTGTTTTTATTACGCAGGAATTGTTAGATAAAGAAGACTTTTATCCGTATATGGATGGGCAGGCGGTGTTTAAAAAAGCCGTGGTTAAACTGCCGGAGGTGATCATGGAGGCGCTCAACGCCAATCAGTATAAGCCGGAAGAGCTGCAATTGCTTATTCCGCACCAGGCCAACCTCCGCATTTCCCAGTTTGTACAGCAAACGCTCCGGCTGCGGGATGACCAGGTTTTTAACAATATTCAAAAATATGGAAACACCACAGCCGCGTCCGTTCCCTTAGCTTTGTGTGAAGCCTGGGAAAATGGCCGGGTAAAAGAAAAGGACCTGGTATGCCTGGCAGCATTTGGCAGCGGCTTTACCTGGGGCAGCGCCTTATTAAGATGGTAG
- a CDS encoding diacylglycerol/lipid kinase family protein codes for MKRKIGYIINPISGTKSKDAVSSVIARETLREGIPFSFFPSVANGDYSYLFDTLTDEKYTDIVIIGGDGTVNQVVDSLKHLPLQFGIIPSGSGNGLAFGAGIPKTPQKALDIIFKNKSIPVDGFRVNGKFACMLCGLGFDAKVAHDFANQPQRGLMTYVNQVFKNFFGAKPYSFKIKLGEKRFETEAYFISIANSNQFGNHFTIAPKASLNDGLLDVVIVTEQSKMAMLYNTLIQVGGRNKVQTVEEVRKKRGIIYFQTETIRISNWSEAPMHIDGEPVDTEKKLNIEIEKNCFRLLVQ; via the coding sequence ATGAAAAGAAAAATAGGTTATATCATTAACCCGATATCGGGTACCAAATCGAAGGACGCAGTTTCCAGCGTTATTGCCCGGGAAACACTGCGGGAAGGCATCCCCTTTTCCTTTTTCCCTTCGGTGGCCAACGGTGATTATTCGTACCTCTTCGATACGCTTACAGACGAAAAATATACGGATATCGTCATCATTGGCGGAGATGGCACAGTAAACCAGGTGGTAGACAGTCTGAAGCACCTGCCGCTGCAATTTGGTATTATTCCCTCCGGATCAGGCAACGGACTGGCATTTGGAGCAGGGATTCCCAAAACACCGCAAAAAGCACTGGACATTATTTTTAAAAATAAGAGCATTCCCGTGGACGGATTCCGTGTCAATGGCAAGTTTGCCTGTATGCTTTGCGGGTTGGGCTTTGATGCAAAAGTGGCGCATGATTTTGCCAACCAGCCACAGCGGGGATTAATGACCTACGTTAACCAGGTTTTTAAAAACTTCTTCGGCGCCAAGCCCTATTCCTTTAAAATTAAGCTGGGCGAAAAACGGTTTGAAACTGAGGCGTATTTCATTAGTATTGCTAACAGCAACCAGTTTGGCAATCATTTTACCATTGCCCCCAAGGCCAGTCTGAACGATGGATTGCTGGATGTAGTGATCGTTACGGAACAATCGAAAATGGCCATGCTTTACAATACACTCATACAGGTAGGTGGCCGCAACAAGGTACAAACCGTAGAAGAAGTACGCAAAAAGCGCGGCATTATATACTTTCAAACAGAAACCATCCGCATCAGCAACTGGAGCGAGGCGCCCATGCATATTGACGGGGAACCGGTGGATACGGAGAAAAAACTGAATATCGAAATTGAAAAAAATTGCTTCCGGCTATTAGTCCAATGA
- a CDS encoding ribonuclease HII, whose translation MTKKVLSDLPRLQLSYQRELLEAGCDEAGRGCYAGPVFAAAVILPEGFYHPLLNDSKLLKAEIRTELRYYIEANALAYAVAQVSVEEIDAINILKASQKAMHQALDALTPAAAFIAVDGNYFIPYQKTPHACIIKGDGKYAHIAAASILAKTYRDEYMQRIHEEFPHYNWISNKGYGTLTHRKAIEENGICIHHRKSFNILPGQLSFLEDEWH comes from the coding sequence ATGACAAAGAAAGTACTATCGGATCTGCCCCGCCTGCAATTGAGCTATCAGCGGGAACTGCTGGAAGCTGGCTGTGATGAAGCCGGCCGGGGATGCTATGCAGGTCCGGTATTTGCCGCAGCCGTCATTCTTCCGGAAGGCTTTTATCATCCTCTGCTGAACGACAGCAAACTATTAAAAGCGGAGATCCGGACAGAGTTGCGTTACTATATTGAAGCAAACGCCCTTGCCTATGCCGTAGCCCAGGTAAGTGTGGAAGAGATCGATGCCATCAATATTTTAAAAGCTTCACAAAAAGCCATGCATCAGGCGCTGGATGCACTTACTCCTGCAGCAGCCTTTATTGCCGTGGATGGTAATTACTTTATTCCTTACCAAAAAACGCCGCACGCCTGTATTATCAAAGGGGATGGGAAATATGCGCATATTGCAGCGGCCAGTATACTGGCTAAAACCTATCGCGACGAATACATGCAACGAATTCACGAGGAATTCCCTCATTACAACTGGATCTCTAATAAAGGATATGGCACATTAACGCACCGCAAGGCAATTGAGGAGAACGGGATCTGCATACACCACCGAAAAAGTTTTAACATTTTGCCGGGCCAGCTGTCTTTCCTGGAAGACGAATGGCATTGA